The uncultured Treponema sp. genomic interval GCTTAGAACAAAAACCGCCCTTTCACTTATAAACAAAATCAAGTTTGATGTAATCCGCGGAAATATTTCAGAAATAAAAACTCTCGCAACAGGAAGCGGAAAAACAAAAGGCGTGGACGCAAATATTGAAGACGCAGTTTCAGAAAGCAACCTTGAAGCCGCCGTCGCGTTTGCAAAAAATTTCGCGGAAAAACAAAACTGCGTTGTCGCAATCACAGGCGCAATCGATTTAGTTTCAGATGGAAAAAAATGCTACGTCATCAGAAACGGCAAACCGCAGATGGGACGCATAACGGGAACTGGCTGCCAGCTAAGCGGAATTATGACAGCTTTTATCTGCGCAGGAAAAAGTGTACTGGAATCTAGCGCGGCGGCAGTTTGCGCAATGGGACTTGCCGGTGAAACCGCATGGCAAAAAATGCA includes:
- the thiM gene encoding hydroxyethylthiazole kinase, giving the protein MFKECLDSVRENSPLIHNITNYVTVNDVANVILAVGASPIMADEKKEAAEITSICNGLNINIGTLNRNTISSMFSAGKKAQSLNHKILLDPVGAGASALRTKTALSLINKIKFDVIRGNISEIKTLATGSGKTKGVDANIEDAVSESNLEAAVAFAKNFAEKQNCVVAITGAIDLVSDGKKCYVIRNGKPQMGRITGTGCQLSGIMTAFICAGKSVLESSAAAVCAMGLAGETAWQKMQEGDGNSTYRNRIIDALFNMTGTELEAGAKYEIR